In a genomic window of Athene noctua chromosome 24, bAthNoc1.hap1.1, whole genome shotgun sequence:
- the OSCP1 gene encoding protein OSCP1 isoform X2: MSARALPLLFLNLGGEMLYILDQRLRAQSIPGEKARKVMNDIITTMFNKKFMEELFKPQELYSKKALRTVYDRLAHASIMRLNQASMDKLYDLMTMAFKYQVLLCPRPRDILLVTFNHLDAIKDFIRDAPGILNQVDETFRQLIETYSSLSDGEFQLIRQTLLVFFQDMHIRVSIFLKDKVQNSNGRFVLPISGPVPWGTEVPGLIRMFNHNGDEVKRTEFTTSGNYVAPQREGSFDLYGDRVLKLGTNMYSVSRPVETHMSGSSKNLASHAKENIVPNPLAKEELNFLARLLGGLEIKKPGGSETGFRLNLFTTDEEEEHAALTRPEELSYKVVNIEATQEPGRRAELSRILGQLEVPEPRPPSAGKGEDLLALMDSL, encoded by the exons TTATGAATGACATCATCACAACCATGTTCAATAAAAAATTTATGGAAGAGCTGTTTAAACCACAGGAACTCTATTCCAAGAAAGCCCTGCGGACGGTGTACGACCGGCTGGCTCATGCTTCCATCATGAGGCTGAACCAGGCCAGCATGGACAAG CTGTACGACCTCATGACTATGGCTTTCAAATACCAAGTGCTGCTGTGCCCTCGGCCCAGGGACATTCTGCTGGTCACCTTCAACCACCTGGACGCGATCAAGGATTTCATACGTGATGCCCCTGGCATTCTGAACCAGGTGGATGAAACTTTCCGACAGCTGATTGAA accTACAGCTCTCTCTCCGATGGTGAATTTCAGCTCATCAGGCAAACACTCCTCGTTTTTTTTCAGGACATGCACATAAGG GTCTCTATCTTTCTGAAGGATAAAGTGCAAAACTCCAATGGTCGTTTTGTGCTGCCAATATCAGGCCCTGTTCCTTGGGGTACAGAAGTCCCAGGACTCATCAG GATGTTTAATCACAATGGAGATGAAGTCAAAAGAACTGAATTCACCACTAGTGGAAATTATGTTGCTCCACAAAGGGAAGGATCTTTTGATCTTTATGGAGACAGAGTCCTCAAACTTGGAACAAATAT GTACAGTGTTAGTCGGCCAGTAGAGACACACATGTCAGGATCATCCAAGAACTTGGCATCCCATGCCAAG GAGAATATAGTCCCTAACCCTCTTGCTAAAGAAGAACTGAACTTTTTGGCcaggctgctgggagggctggagaTCAAGAAACCCGGTGGCAGCGAGACAGGATTTCGACTGAATTTGTTCACAACTGACGAGGAGGAAGA ACACGCTGCATTGACTAGACCAGAGGAATTATCTTACAAGGTTGTCAACATCGAAGCCACGCAG gagccggggcggcgggcggagcTCTCCCGCATCCTGGGGCAGCTGGAGGTGCCGGAGCCGCGGCCGCCCAGCGCCGGGAAGGGCGAGGACCTGCTGGCGCTGATGGATTCGCtctga
- the LSM10 gene encoding U7 snRNA-associated Sm-like protein LSm10, with protein MEVSHSVKERTIAENSLVILLQGLRGHVATVDLRDESTATGRVTNVDAFMNVRLAEVTFTDRQGAASRLDELFVTGRNIRYVHIPDEVDIRATIERQLEAIRRVRYFGGRDKGRKEFPRAKPK; from the coding sequence ATGGAGGTCAGCCACTCGGTGAAGGAGCGCACCATCGCCGAGAACAGCCTGGTCATCCTGCTGCAGGGCCTGCGCGGCCACGTGGCCACCGTGGACCTGCGCGACGAGAGCACGGCCACCGGGCGCGTCACCAACGTGGACGCCTTCATGAACGTGCGCCTGGCCGAGGTGACCTTCACCGACAGGCAGGGCGCCGCCTCCCGCCTGGACGAGCTCTTCGTCACCGGCAGGAACATCCGCTACGTCCACATCCCCGACGAGGTGGACATCAGGGCCACCATCGAGCGGCAGCTGGAGGCCATCCGCAGGGTCCGCTACTTCGGCGGCCGCGACAAGGGCCGGAAGGAATTCCCTCGCGCCAAGCCCAAGTGA
- the OSCP1 gene encoding protein OSCP1 isoform X1: MSARALPLLFLNLGGEMLYILDQRLRAQSIPGEKARKDEWTDVDRKRVMNDIITTMFNKKFMEELFKPQELYSKKALRTVYDRLAHASIMRLNQASMDKLYDLMTMAFKYQVLLCPRPRDILLVTFNHLDAIKDFIRDAPGILNQVDETFRQLIETYSSLSDGEFQLIRQTLLVFFQDMHIRVSIFLKDKVQNSNGRFVLPISGPVPWGTEVPGLIRMFNHNGDEVKRTEFTTSGNYVAPQREGSFDLYGDRVLKLGTNMYSVSRPVETHMSGSSKNLASHAKENIVPNPLAKEELNFLARLLGGLEIKKPGGSETGFRLNLFTTDEEEEHAALTRPEELSYKVVNIEATQEPGRRAELSRILGQLEVPEPRPPSAGKGEDLLALMDSL, from the exons ATGAATGGACAGATGTGGACAGGAAACGAG TTATGAATGACATCATCACAACCATGTTCAATAAAAAATTTATGGAAGAGCTGTTTAAACCACAGGAACTCTATTCCAAGAAAGCCCTGCGGACGGTGTACGACCGGCTGGCTCATGCTTCCATCATGAGGCTGAACCAGGCCAGCATGGACAAG CTGTACGACCTCATGACTATGGCTTTCAAATACCAAGTGCTGCTGTGCCCTCGGCCCAGGGACATTCTGCTGGTCACCTTCAACCACCTGGACGCGATCAAGGATTTCATACGTGATGCCCCTGGCATTCTGAACCAGGTGGATGAAACTTTCCGACAGCTGATTGAA accTACAGCTCTCTCTCCGATGGTGAATTTCAGCTCATCAGGCAAACACTCCTCGTTTTTTTTCAGGACATGCACATAAGG GTCTCTATCTTTCTGAAGGATAAAGTGCAAAACTCCAATGGTCGTTTTGTGCTGCCAATATCAGGCCCTGTTCCTTGGGGTACAGAAGTCCCAGGACTCATCAG GATGTTTAATCACAATGGAGATGAAGTCAAAAGAACTGAATTCACCACTAGTGGAAATTATGTTGCTCCACAAAGGGAAGGATCTTTTGATCTTTATGGAGACAGAGTCCTCAAACTTGGAACAAATAT GTACAGTGTTAGTCGGCCAGTAGAGACACACATGTCAGGATCATCCAAGAACTTGGCATCCCATGCCAAG GAGAATATAGTCCCTAACCCTCTTGCTAAAGAAGAACTGAACTTTTTGGCcaggctgctgggagggctggagaTCAAGAAACCCGGTGGCAGCGAGACAGGATTTCGACTGAATTTGTTCACAACTGACGAGGAGGAAGA ACACGCTGCATTGACTAGACCAGAGGAATTATCTTACAAGGTTGTCAACATCGAAGCCACGCAG gagccggggcggcgggcggagcTCTCCCGCATCCTGGGGCAGCTGGAGGTGCCGGAGCCGCGGCCGCCCAGCGCCGGGAAGGGCGAGGACCTGCTGGCGCTGATGGATTCGCtctga